The Verrucomicrobium spinosum DSM 4136 = JCM 18804 genome includes a region encoding these proteins:
- a CDS encoding metalloprotease translates to MIRFSLFGFPIAIHWMFWVTAVLLSGGALAKTPDDFQYLIAFVLAALISIIIHELGHAFLQRRYGGKVQIMLVALGGLAISDRGFTRQQHIKISLAGPVIQILLGALAWKLLRMSSGDAQFVVHFLKAFTWVSIVWGVFNLFPIYPMDGGKVLLHFLGPRMEKVTYMVGIIGAAVLALWMLSRGSTFSTLLLGMMAYENFQRYRGDRPAGMLYPN, encoded by the coding sequence ATGATTCGATTTTCCCTATTTGGCTTCCCGATTGCCATCCACTGGATGTTCTGGGTGACAGCAGTGCTTCTGAGCGGCGGAGCGCTGGCCAAGACGCCAGACGACTTCCAGTACTTGATCGCCTTTGTGCTGGCGGCTCTGATCTCCATCATCATCCACGAACTGGGCCATGCCTTCCTCCAGCGCCGCTATGGCGGCAAGGTGCAAATTATGCTCGTGGCGCTGGGCGGACTCGCGATATCGGACCGCGGATTCACCCGGCAGCAGCACATCAAGATCAGCCTGGCAGGACCCGTCATCCAGATCCTCCTGGGTGCCCTTGCATGGAAGCTCCTCCGCATGAGCAGTGGAGACGCGCAGTTTGTGGTCCACTTTCTCAAGGCGTTCACATGGGTCAGCATCGTCTGGGGCGTTTTCAATCTTTTCCCGATCTACCCGATGGACGGCGGCAAGGTGCTGCTGCATTTCCTTGGCCCCCGCATGGAAAAGGTCACCTACATGGTCGGCATCATCGGAGCCGCCGTGCTCGCACTTTGGATGCTGTCCCGTGGCAGCACCTTCAGCACCCTCCTACTCGGCATGATGGCGTACGAAAACTTCCAGCGCTATCGCGGTGACCGCCCCGCGGGCATGCTCTACCCCAACTGA
- a CDS encoding 1-acyl-sn-glycerol-3-phosphate acyltransferase produces the protein MPPSRSIDSSAPLPLAEGDRVTMRPGWHAGFHRLISWLYFDRVTVTGREHLPAPDAGPVLFLCLHRNGAVDAFVYHSLLAPTRFMVSVQLCRSFFGRLFFSGIQVVRDKDRARTPDADRINREAMGECLRLLLQGGRLTIFPEGTSTLGPQHLPFRAGAVHLIQDFLDSGRRDLQVIPLGVHYEEPSLFRRRVEVVIGPRIPLEIDETMSARQRLVEIRRRMTLALGDVGINVPTPSDQEDVQRIAYALTLGTEHEYFAMMKRLERGVPAPMLEAWRGFQESIRERQAAAPGVRLLFHQGIPLFPIKPVPVYVAAFFVFGIIWLPGVLLNLPPLLAGWLAARKLADDENVVSLWKSMVGVPVFLLWFAALVVALLAAGQLAWLVFYLLSTLVSLQLTHRFAKVTIAVNNALRHPALRLQALAFHQRLLEEVGHDPA, from the coding sequence GTGCCTCCCTCCCGCTCAATTGACTCCTCCGCGCCGCTGCCTCTGGCAGAGGGCGACCGTGTCACGATGCGCCCTGGCTGGCATGCCGGGTTTCACCGGCTGATTTCCTGGCTCTACTTCGACCGGGTCACGGTGACCGGGCGGGAGCATCTGCCTGCGCCTGATGCGGGTCCCGTTTTGTTCCTCTGTCTGCATCGCAACGGGGCGGTGGACGCCTTTGTCTATCACTCGCTGCTGGCCCCCACGCGGTTCATGGTCTCAGTCCAGTTGTGTCGCAGTTTCTTTGGCCGGTTGTTTTTCTCGGGCATTCAGGTCGTGAGGGACAAGGATCGCGCCCGGACTCCGGATGCTGACCGGATCAACCGGGAAGCGATGGGAGAATGCCTGCGTCTGCTGTTGCAGGGAGGGCGACTCACCATTTTTCCTGAAGGCACCAGCACTCTGGGGCCGCAGCACCTGCCCTTCCGCGCAGGAGCGGTGCATCTGATCCAGGACTTTCTGGACTCTGGGCGCAGAGATTTGCAGGTCATTCCTCTGGGTGTCCACTACGAGGAGCCCTCGCTGTTCCGCCGCCGGGTCGAGGTGGTGATAGGCCCGCGTATTCCTCTGGAGATCGATGAAACAATGTCCGCGCGACAGAGGCTGGTGGAGATCCGTCGGCGCATGACGCTGGCGCTGGGGGATGTGGGCATCAATGTGCCGACCCCGTCCGATCAGGAGGACGTGCAGCGCATCGCCTACGCCCTGACCCTGGGCACAGAGCATGAATACTTTGCCATGATGAAGCGGCTGGAGCGGGGCGTCCCGGCTCCCATGCTGGAGGCCTGGCGTGGGTTTCAGGAGTCGATACGTGAACGTCAGGCGGCGGCCCCGGGCGTGCGGCTGCTGTTTCACCAGGGTATTCCGCTGTTTCCCATCAAGCCGGTCCCCGTCTATGTGGCGGCGTTCTTCGTTTTCGGCATCATCTGGTTGCCCGGCGTGCTGCTAAATCTGCCCCCGCTTCTTGCTGGCTGGCTGGCGGCCCGGAAGCTGGCGGATGACGAGAACGTCGTGAGTCTTTGGAAGTCCATGGTGGGCGTGCCGGTCTTTCTCCTCTGGTTTGCGGCTCTGGTGGTGGCTTTGCTTGCGGCAGGCCAGTTGGCGTGGCTGGTCTTTTATCTCCTGTCCACCCTGGTCAGCCTCCAACTCACTCATCGGTTTGCCAAGGTCACCATCGCCGTGAACAACGCCTTGCGTCACCCTGCTCTGCGTCTCCAGGCGCTTGCTTTTCATCAACGTTTGCTTGAGGAGGTGGGACATGACCCGGCTTGA
- a CDS encoding phosphatase PAP2 family protein gives MTRLDHWKILPHEWVFGLFWISSTIRIAWVTGWQQDAILFTVLLLVNVALIVACRQWERSRRLAFARLLYYPVAINFTYGAMRTAVPAMTARRWDAELQGIDERILGGHPSLWLQAHVHPLVTEVFSFCYLTFFFALLFSWIHYYRRGLDLARLFTAGFFAVYGLGFLGYTLIPAAGPHLDPAFAARYTVPLEGWVFTKWNAALVEAGSNRVDVFPSLHTAVTAFLLGFDLRFAPGRFRLWLVPTVGLWLSTIYLRYHYVTDVVAGFALAGFALWLTRYLHAPDPHPTSSLRHEPAASL, from the coding sequence ATGACCCGGCTTGATCACTGGAAGATCCTTCCTCATGAGTGGGTCTTCGGCCTGTTCTGGATCAGCAGCACCATCCGGATCGCCTGGGTCACGGGCTGGCAGCAGGATGCCATCCTGTTCACCGTGCTGCTGCTGGTGAACGTCGCCCTCATTGTGGCCTGTCGCCAGTGGGAGCGGAGTCGTCGCCTCGCCTTTGCCCGGCTGTTGTACTACCCGGTGGCCATCAACTTCACCTATGGGGCCATGCGCACGGCCGTGCCCGCCATGACGGCGCGCCGCTGGGACGCGGAGCTGCAGGGGATCGATGAAAGAATCCTCGGCGGTCATCCCTCCCTCTGGCTTCAGGCCCATGTGCACCCCCTGGTCACGGAGGTCTTCAGCTTCTGCTATCTCACGTTCTTCTTCGCCCTGCTCTTCAGCTGGATTCACTACTACCGCCGGGGGCTGGACCTGGCGCGGCTCTTCACCGCCGGATTTTTTGCCGTGTACGGGCTGGGCTTCCTCGGTTATACCCTCATTCCTGCGGCGGGACCGCATTTGGACCCCGCTTTTGCCGCCCGCTACACCGTGCCGCTGGAGGGTTGGGTGTTCACCAAGTGGAACGCTGCCCTCGTGGAGGCGGGGAGCAACCGGGTGGATGTCTTTCCCAGCCTCCACACGGCGGTGACGGCGTTCCTCCTGGGGTTTGACCTTCGCTTTGCACCCGGCCGATTCCGTCTTTGGCTGGTGCCCACCGTTGGCCTTTGGCTCTCCACCATCTACCTCCGCTATCACTATGTGACGGACGTGGTGGCTGGGTTTGCCCTGGCCGGCTTTGCCCTCTGGCTGACCCGATACCTTCATGCCCCCGACCCACACCCGACATCCTCACTCCGACATGAGCCTGCTGCTTCCCTTTGA
- a CDS encoding PEP/pyruvate-binding domain-containing protein: MSLLLPFDDQRATRVDLCGGKGANLALLTQHGFPVPPGMVVTTLAYQEFVSGLGEVLAQAADLSAGDPVRLQQGGARLREELARAPLPEAVAAEVRQSLAARPAGQAYSVRSSSNLEDLASAAFAGQHDTFLNVIGTDEVLAKVKACFLSLWHDRAIAYRREHGFDHTHASMAVVIQQMVPCDVAGVAFSINPVNGDLGTIVVDANYGLGESVVSGEAEVDHFELDKATGTVKSRTVAAKSHMVVSSDQGTVDRVVDDAAACCACLSDAQLAELAALLVRVERHYRFPQDIEWGLLGGTLHLLQSRPITTIPPKWTRDESAERFPNVITPLTWDFVEAGFHESLHYSFRLMDYPAFRGKWFASFGHYIYGNQNAVRLYAGRTPFHFTNLEDLLGQMPRLREEYRWVQELPVTWMRDLDGYLIRLGVFSMVPLQEMNEAALWAHVKEVVAHGARYFRPNIAISITQSVLCRLLLKLLAYVVGEQDARPIFDALMSWCETKTGQINRELFELAHRAQQKPNLAILLKEVPSREIIEDHLLEPFEEFNAQFERFIENHGHREIDFDAYQPPWREAPWVVLDNLKIILASPMHAAPVKKEREVKVAAQQAEFRLFSKLPQEAHYFFSEILRLARAYTSLDDLEHYQTTRLNQPLRMGLRALGDRLVARGVLEEAMDIFYAHEAQIETAVHTGSGAAWRLLGEQVREQKAACLADAAREPEWNLGESAQEPLEESGDMTGLAGSPGESEGEVFRVLSADDFAKFPKGAVLVAHTTSPTWTPLFYLASAVITASGGPLSHGAVTAREMGIPAVMAVRDCLSRLTNGQRVRVDGSRGRVRLVQET, from the coding sequence ATGAGCCTGCTGCTTCCCTTTGACGATCAACGCGCCACCCGGGTGGATCTCTGCGGGGGTAAAGGAGCCAACCTGGCCCTGCTCACCCAGCATGGCTTCCCGGTTCCACCCGGGATGGTGGTCACCACCCTCGCGTACCAGGAGTTTGTATCAGGACTGGGGGAGGTGCTTGCCCAGGCCGCGGATCTCTCTGCCGGGGATCCGGTTCGCCTCCAGCAGGGTGGTGCGCGCCTGAGGGAAGAACTCGCCCGCGCACCGCTCCCGGAGGCCGTGGCTGCCGAGGTGCGCCAGTCCCTGGCGGCCCGCCCGGCGGGGCAGGCGTACTCGGTGCGTTCCTCCTCCAACCTGGAGGATCTGGCCAGTGCTGCCTTCGCGGGCCAGCATGATACCTTCCTCAATGTGATTGGCACAGACGAAGTGCTGGCGAAGGTCAAGGCTTGTTTCCTTTCCCTCTGGCATGACCGCGCCATCGCCTACCGGCGGGAGCACGGCTTTGACCACACGCATGCCAGCATGGCGGTGGTGATCCAGCAGATGGTGCCCTGTGATGTCGCAGGCGTGGCCTTCAGCATCAATCCCGTGAATGGTGACCTCGGTACGATCGTGGTGGATGCCAACTACGGACTGGGGGAGTCGGTCGTGAGCGGGGAGGCGGAGGTGGACCACTTTGAGCTCGACAAGGCCACGGGAACGGTGAAGTCCCGCACGGTGGCCGCCAAGTCGCATATGGTGGTTTCCTCAGACCAGGGTACGGTGGATCGTGTGGTGGACGATGCCGCCGCATGTTGCGCCTGCTTGAGTGACGCGCAGCTTGCCGAACTGGCGGCGCTCCTGGTCCGTGTGGAGCGTCACTACCGCTTTCCGCAGGACATCGAATGGGGCTTGCTCGGCGGCACACTGCACCTGCTCCAGTCCCGGCCCATCACCACCATCCCGCCCAAGTGGACCCGGGACGAGTCGGCCGAGCGTTTCCCCAATGTCATCACGCCGCTTACCTGGGACTTCGTGGAGGCCGGATTTCACGAATCTCTCCACTATTCCTTCCGCCTCATGGACTACCCGGCGTTCCGCGGGAAATGGTTCGCCAGCTTCGGTCACTACATCTATGGCAACCAGAATGCCGTGCGACTTTATGCGGGACGCACCCCTTTCCACTTCACCAACCTGGAGGATCTGCTGGGGCAGATGCCCCGGTTGCGGGAGGAATACCGTTGGGTGCAGGAACTGCCGGTGACATGGATGCGGGATCTGGATGGCTACCTCATCCGTCTGGGTGTGTTTTCCATGGTGCCACTTCAGGAGATGAACGAAGCCGCCCTGTGGGCGCATGTGAAGGAGGTGGTGGCGCATGGCGCACGGTATTTCCGGCCCAACATCGCCATCTCCATCACCCAGTCCGTGCTGTGCCGTCTGCTGCTGAAGCTGCTTGCATACGTGGTCGGTGAGCAGGACGCGCGACCCATCTTTGACGCCCTGATGTCCTGGTGTGAGACCAAGACCGGTCAGATCAACCGGGAGCTGTTTGAGCTGGCGCATCGCGCCCAGCAGAAGCCCAATCTGGCAATCTTGCTGAAGGAGGTTCCCTCACGCGAGATCATCGAGGATCATCTGCTCGAACCGTTCGAGGAGTTTAACGCCCAGTTTGAGCGCTTTATCGAGAATCACGGGCACCGTGAAATCGACTTTGATGCCTATCAGCCCCCTTGGCGTGAGGCACCGTGGGTGGTGCTGGACAACCTCAAGATCATCCTCGCTTCGCCCATGCATGCGGCCCCGGTGAAAAAGGAGCGGGAAGTGAAGGTGGCGGCACAGCAGGCGGAGTTTCGTTTGTTCAGCAAGCTCCCGCAGGAGGCCCATTACTTCTTCTCGGAGATCCTCCGCCTGGCGCGGGCTTACACCAGCCTGGATGACCTGGAACACTACCAGACCACCCGGCTCAACCAGCCCCTCCGCATGGGCTTGCGGGCGCTGGGGGACCGGCTCGTGGCGCGCGGCGTATTGGAAGAGGCCATGGACATCTTTTATGCGCATGAGGCGCAGATCGAAACCGCAGTGCATACGGGCAGCGGTGCCGCCTGGAGGCTGTTGGGAGAACAGGTGCGCGAACAAAAAGCCGCCTGCCTGGCGGATGCCGCGCGGGAGCCGGAGTGGAATCTGGGAGAGTCGGCTCAGGAGCCCTTGGAAGAGTCGGGAGACATGACCGGACTTGCAGGCAGTCCGGGCGAGTCCGAGGGCGAAGTCTTTCGCGTGTTATCGGCCGACGACTTCGCGAAGTTTCCCAAAGGCGCTGTGTTGGTCGCTCACACCACGAGTCCGACTTGGACCCCGCTCTTCTATCTGGCCAGTGCGGTCATCACGGCCAGCGGTGGCCCGCTGTCCCACGGGGCGGTCACCG